The following proteins come from a genomic window of Pirellula staleyi DSM 6068:
- a CDS encoding DUF1552 domain-containing protein, giving the protein MKPHHFSRRTFLRGVGVSMALPWLESINVWGDEPAKNAAAGIDPSSDAPVRLAVLFSGNGFHSQEWWAKGEGKSMELGKVLAPLHDFRDRMLFVKGLYHEEARKGNIHSSQTGNMLSGAPIASGGEIKSGTSFDQMLAQSYGRSTKIPSLVLGCERSNPSVHKNYSMLYSSHISWSSPTTPTPLELYPALAFDRLFKDEASPADKSVLDAVLKDAETLRRSVSTSDQRKLDEYLDSVREVEKRISNAGQRGELQGWRPTLTQPNIERPADGIPQDIAEHMRLMIDILVLGFQTDTTRITTLKLNNDHSALRFPNLPSLQQVGHGIDYMIHHLLSHSDGEDWLKVNQFFLEQTAYLARKLDSIQEGSRTLLDNTMLMHCSSMMAGARHDNDQLPVIVVGGGGGRIQGGRVIDYQGKPDRQLCRLFLSMMDKMDIHPDNFGDARTMLDEV; this is encoded by the coding sequence ATGAAACCTCACCACTTCTCGCGCCGCACTTTTTTGCGTGGGGTAGGCGTCTCGATGGCCCTTCCATGGCTGGAGTCGATCAACGTCTGGGGAGACGAACCAGCCAAGAACGCTGCCGCAGGAATCGATCCTTCGAGCGATGCTCCTGTACGACTCGCGGTCCTTTTCTCAGGCAACGGCTTTCACTCGCAAGAGTGGTGGGCCAAGGGAGAAGGGAAGTCGATGGAGCTAGGCAAAGTTCTCGCGCCGCTCCATGATTTCCGCGATCGAATGCTCTTCGTGAAAGGGCTCTATCACGAAGAAGCGCGTAAGGGAAACATTCACAGTTCGCAAACAGGCAACATGCTTTCCGGTGCGCCGATTGCCTCGGGGGGGGAAATCAAATCGGGGACGAGCTTCGACCAGATGCTTGCGCAATCGTATGGTCGCTCGACCAAAATCCCGAGCCTCGTGCTTGGTTGCGAGCGTTCGAATCCGTCGGTGCACAAGAACTACTCGATGCTCTACAGCTCGCACATCTCGTGGAGTTCTCCCACAACTCCGACGCCGCTCGAACTCTATCCCGCCCTTGCGTTCGATCGGCTGTTCAAGGACGAAGCCTCTCCGGCGGATAAAAGTGTGCTCGATGCGGTGCTGAAAGATGCTGAAACGTTGCGCCGCAGCGTCAGCACGAGCGATCAGCGTAAGCTCGATGAGTATCTCGACAGTGTGCGCGAAGTCGAAAAACGGATCAGCAACGCGGGCCAGCGGGGTGAGCTTCAAGGTTGGCGGCCGACGCTCACGCAGCCCAACATCGAGCGCCCTGCCGACGGCATTCCGCAAGATATCGCCGAGCATATGCGGCTGATGATCGACATCTTGGTCCTCGGATTTCAAACCGACACCACACGCATCACCACGCTGAAGCTGAACAACGATCACAGCGCGCTGCGATTTCCTAATCTTCCGAGTTTGCAGCAAGTGGGGCATGGCATCGACTACATGATCCACCACTTGCTCTCGCACAGCGACGGCGAAGATTGGCTGAAAGTGAACCAGTTCTTCCTGGAACAGACCGCCTATCTCGCTCGCAAACTCGACAGCATTCAAGAAGGCTCGCGAACCCTGCTCGACAACACGATGCTGATGCACTGTTCGAGCATGATGGCGGGTGCCCGTCACGACAACGACCAACTCCCAGTCATCGTCGTCGGTGGTGGTGGAGGTCGCATTCAAGGGGGGCGAGTGATCGACTATCAAGGGAAACCCGATCGCCAGCTCTGCCGCCTCTTCCTTTCGATGATGGACAAAATGGATATCCATCCCGATAACTTTGGTGATGCCCGCACCATGCTCGACGAGGTATAA
- a CDS encoding PSD1 and planctomycete cytochrome C domain-containing protein, with amino-acid sequence MMLTPPIRGNVLPHGVVAMLLVMLGTSAAGAADPDPTSVEFFEKKIRPVLVEHCYECHSAEAEAKSKLKGGLKLDSRAAMMQGGDSGSAVVIGKPEEGQLVSSIRYDGDYQMPPKGKLPDHVVADFETWVRSGAVDPREGSPDASAKPAFDWSAARSHWSFRPPTMPAIPEVKQADWPQSEVDRFILAKMEAQGLTTVEAADNRTLLRRLYFDLIGLPPTLEEIRAFDAAATVDRAKALEAVVDRLLAMPQYGERWARHWLDVARFAHDQAHTFGVRPKDNAFQYRDWVIEALNNDMPYDQFVRLQIAGDLLPAAQPLRGDVYATSAKAPDPQQFVQLAGLGFLGLGAEYYKNSDKARAEADELDDRIDTLTRGFLGLTVACARCHDHKFDPIPTHDYYALAGIFSGSSLGEAPLVADGIVQAFAEGQKRIKQQEELIKEWMLELQHKRGREEASLATKYITTAWHASQLQEAKVKFSVEQLAEREMLNSYFLDRWVKYFTSGNPDRIADLLKPLREVKIPAEGLTSESPVAVPDAVRAIVEKFQPEFDAALADYDQATRDYEQELASAADDAKAKVKRRQLEKPREQLLKAIWLDDQSPLWVSPGELEKQFLSDEHKTELTSKREELEARKKAAPEPYPAAPVIKGGGKTLQIFVRGNPAVRGDWAARGFLQIVTGQEPTKDPQQAQSINYTRLELAEAVASPENPLTARVIVNRVWQQHFGRGIVETASNFGHSGELPSHPELLDYLAIRFIENGWSLKWLHKQLILSATYQASSKSHEKNAQIDGGNRYFWHAERRRLDVEAWRDSLLQVAGTLDRTLGGPAFDLGDTGSKRRTIYAKISRHELDGLLRLFDFPDANVTADRRNVTTVPQQQLFVLNSDFMIAQAKALATLLAKEPDIAAQVTAAYAAAFGRAPTDNERELGTAFLSAKQAAEDKLSPLEQYAQAILASSEMMYVD; translated from the coding sequence ATGATGCTAACGCCACCAATTCGTGGGAACGTGCTGCCCCATGGCGTAGTGGCGATGCTGCTTGTCATGCTCGGCACCTCTGCCGCCGGAGCAGCTGACCCTGATCCCACTTCGGTCGAGTTCTTTGAGAAGAAGATTCGGCCGGTGCTTGTCGAGCATTGCTACGAGTGCCACTCGGCGGAAGCAGAAGCCAAGAGCAAGCTGAAGGGTGGACTGAAACTCGATAGCCGCGCTGCGATGATGCAGGGGGGCGATTCTGGCTCGGCTGTGGTGATCGGCAAGCCGGAAGAGGGTCAACTCGTCAGCTCGATACGCTACGACGGCGACTATCAAATGCCGCCGAAGGGAAAATTGCCCGACCACGTGGTCGCCGATTTCGAGACGTGGGTCCGGAGTGGGGCGGTTGATCCACGTGAAGGCTCGCCCGATGCTTCTGCCAAACCAGCGTTTGACTGGAGCGCGGCACGCTCGCACTGGTCGTTTCGACCTCCTACCATGCCCGCAATTCCCGAAGTGAAGCAGGCAGATTGGCCCCAGTCGGAAGTCGATCGGTTCATTCTCGCGAAGATGGAAGCCCAGGGGCTTACGACGGTCGAAGCGGCCGACAATCGCACACTCTTGCGCCGTCTCTATTTCGATCTCATCGGTCTGCCACCAACGCTCGAGGAAATTCGGGCGTTCGATGCCGCTGCAACAGTCGACCGCGCAAAAGCACTCGAAGCAGTGGTCGATCGTCTCTTAGCGATGCCCCAGTATGGCGAGCGCTGGGCGCGGCACTGGCTCGATGTGGCCCGCTTTGCTCACGATCAAGCTCACACGTTTGGCGTTCGGCCCAAGGATAACGCGTTTCAATATCGCGACTGGGTGATCGAGGCTCTTAATAACGACATGCCTTACGATCAGTTCGTTCGGCTGCAAATCGCAGGTGATTTGCTTCCAGCTGCTCAGCCGTTGCGTGGCGATGTTTACGCAACGTCGGCCAAAGCGCCTGATCCGCAGCAGTTCGTACAACTCGCCGGACTTGGCTTTTTGGGACTTGGTGCCGAGTACTACAAAAACTCCGACAAAGCCCGCGCTGAAGCCGACGAACTCGACGATCGCATCGACACCCTCACGCGTGGTTTCCTCGGGCTCACCGTCGCCTGCGCTCGCTGCCACGATCACAAGTTCGACCCGATTCCGACCCACGATTACTACGCGCTTGCAGGAATCTTTTCCGGTTCGTCACTTGGTGAGGCTCCGCTTGTCGCCGACGGCATCGTACAAGCCTTCGCAGAAGGTCAGAAACGGATCAAACAGCAAGAGGAGTTGATCAAAGAGTGGATGCTGGAGCTTCAGCACAAGCGCGGTCGCGAGGAAGCATCCCTCGCTACGAAATACATCACTACCGCTTGGCACGCGAGCCAGCTGCAAGAGGCGAAAGTCAAGTTTTCCGTCGAGCAGCTCGCTGAGCGTGAAATGCTGAACAGCTATTTTCTCGACCGCTGGGTGAAGTACTTCACCAGTGGCAATCCCGATCGGATCGCCGATCTTTTGAAGCCCCTTCGCGAAGTGAAGATTCCGGCAGAAGGACTTACATCGGAGTCCCCCGTTGCGGTTCCCGATGCTGTGCGCGCGATCGTCGAAAAGTTCCAGCCGGAATTCGACGCCGCTCTAGCCGACTACGATCAGGCGACGCGCGACTATGAACAAGAACTGGCAAGCGCGGCCGACGATGCCAAGGCCAAGGTGAAACGTCGTCAACTCGAAAAGCCTCGCGAACAATTACTCAAGGCGATTTGGCTCGATGATCAATCCCCTCTCTGGGTATCGCCCGGTGAACTCGAAAAACAGTTCCTGAGCGACGAGCATAAAACCGAACTCACGTCGAAGCGAGAAGAACTCGAAGCGCGAAAGAAAGCAGCACCCGAACCTTACCCAGCAGCGCCGGTGATCAAAGGAGGTGGCAAGACCCTCCAGATCTTCGTGCGGGGCAACCCAGCAGTCCGTGGCGACTGGGCAGCACGCGGCTTCCTGCAAATCGTCACCGGGCAGGAGCCGACGAAAGATCCGCAGCAGGCACAGTCGATAAACTACACCCGCCTCGAACTCGCGGAAGCTGTTGCATCGCCCGAAAATCCGCTGACTGCGCGTGTGATCGTGAATCGCGTTTGGCAGCAGCATTTCGGTCGCGGTATCGTCGAAACTGCCAGCAATTTTGGTCATTCAGGCGAACTCCCTTCACATCCTGAACTTCTCGACTACTTGGCCATCCGCTTCATCGAGAACGGCTGGTCGCTGAAATGGCTTCACAAACAACTGATCCTCTCAGCGACCTATCAAGCCTCGTCGAAGAGCCACGAAAAGAATGCTCAGATCGACGGTGGCAATCGCTACTTCTGGCATGCGGAGCGACGCCGACTCGATGTCGAAGCGTGGCGAGATTCGCTACTGCAAGTCGCAGGAACGCTCGATCGCACGCTGGGTGGCCCCGCTTTTGACCTGGGTGATACTGGCAGCAAACGTCGGACGATTTACGCCAAGATCAGCCGCCATGAACTCGATGGTCTCTTGCGTCTGTTCGACTTCCCCGATGCCAACGTCACCGCCGATCGCCGCAACGTGACGACCGTGCCACAGCAGCAGCTGTTCGTGCTGAACAGCGATTTCATGATCGCTCAGGCGAAGGCGCTCGCCACACTCTTGGCAAAAGAACCCGATATCGCCGCTCAAGTCACTGCCGCGTACGCCGCTGCATTTGGCCGCGCTCCAACCGACAACGAACGCGAACTTGGAACTGCTTTCCTCTCTGCTAAACAGGCGGCTGAGGACAAGCTTTCGCCGCTCGAGCAGTACGCGCAAGCGATCTTGGCTTCGAGCGAAATGATGTACGTCGACTAA
- a CDS encoding DUF1501 domain-containing protein produces the protein MTVPSYSRRDMLSKCGAGMGMLGLAGLLASDNACASTSASDNPLLPKVAHFAPKAKHIIHLFMNGGPSQVDTFDPKPELTKFHGERPKSADLKTERGTGALLKSPFAFQKCGQSGIEVSEIFPEVGKCIDDICVIRSMHTNVPNHEPSLLMMTCGNSQPIRPSMGSWLCYGLGTENQNLPGFVVLCPGKPVVGPQLWSNSFLPGVLQGCHIRNLDPKKVVENIENRFLSSDSQRRQLDLLNAMNQSHRVTREEDNQLEARIQSLEIAFRMQTEAQEAFDVSREPAHVRESFGKGYFADACLTARRLVERGVRTVQVFFGSGQPWDDHGNIEQGHRSKAKESDQAIAALLKDLKASGLLDETIVLWGGEFGRTPASEGGNGRDHNHHGFSVWLAGGGVKGGMTYGATDEFGFAAVENKVHVHDLHATLLHLMGLDHEKLTYRYSGRDFRLTDVHGRVVKEIIA, from the coding sequence ATGACAGTGCCAAGCTACTCGCGTCGCGACATGCTGTCGAAGTGTGGCGCAGGGATGGGCATGCTCGGACTCGCCGGTCTGCTCGCCTCCGATAACGCTTGCGCCAGCACCTCTGCCAGCGATAATCCACTCCTCCCGAAAGTGGCCCATTTCGCTCCCAAGGCCAAGCACATCATTCATCTCTTCATGAATGGTGGCCCCTCGCAGGTCGACACGTTCGACCCCAAACCCGAGCTCACCAAATTTCATGGCGAGCGCCCGAAATCGGCTGATCTGAAAACCGAACGTGGTACCGGCGCGCTACTCAAATCTCCCTTCGCCTTTCAGAAGTGCGGCCAATCGGGGATCGAAGTGAGCGAGATTTTTCCAGAGGTCGGCAAGTGCATCGACGACATCTGTGTCATTCGCTCCATGCACACCAACGTCCCCAACCACGAGCCTTCGCTCCTGATGATGACTTGCGGTAATTCACAGCCGATCCGCCCGAGCATGGGATCGTGGCTCTGCTATGGACTAGGTACCGAGAATCAAAATCTCCCCGGGTTTGTTGTTCTTTGCCCCGGTAAGCCGGTGGTCGGTCCGCAGCTGTGGAGCAACAGTTTTCTCCCCGGAGTGCTGCAAGGTTGTCACATCCGAAATCTCGATCCGAAGAAAGTGGTCGAGAACATCGAGAATCGTTTTCTCTCGAGTGATTCTCAGCGGCGGCAACTCGATCTACTGAACGCGATGAATCAATCGCATCGGGTCACGCGCGAGGAAGATAATCAACTCGAAGCCCGCATCCAGTCGCTAGAAATTGCCTTTCGCATGCAGACCGAAGCACAAGAGGCCTTCGACGTCTCGCGCGAACCTGCGCATGTGCGCGAGTCTTTCGGCAAAGGCTATTTTGCCGACGCCTGTCTCACCGCGCGACGGCTCGTGGAGCGAGGCGTACGCACCGTGCAGGTCTTCTTCGGCTCGGGACAGCCGTGGGACGATCATGGAAACATCGAGCAGGGTCATCGCTCAAAAGCCAAGGAATCGGATCAAGCAATTGCTGCACTCCTGAAAGACCTGAAAGCGTCGGGGCTCCTCGATGAAACGATCGTTCTCTGGGGGGGCGAATTTGGACGTACACCAGCCTCCGAAGGTGGCAATGGTCGCGACCATAATCACCACGGCTTTTCGGTCTGGCTCGCAGGGGGTGGTGTGAAGGGGGGAATGACCTACGGTGCGACCGATGAGTTTGGTTTCGCTGCTGTCGAAAATAAAGTCCACGTGCACGATCTACACGCGACACTGCTGCACTTGATGGGACTCGATCACGAAAAACTAACCTATCGCTATAGCGGACGAGACTTCCGCTTAACCGATGTCCATGGTCGTGTGGTCAAAGAGATCATCGCCTAA
- a CDS encoding PSD1 and planctomycete cytochrome C domain-containing protein — protein MSVLNVFSRAVVFGLLAAIGWGATAPTCLGEEPPAEALRFFETKIRPIFAEHCQKCHGAEKQWSSFRLDSREAILRGGDFGTAVVPGKPDEGLLLSAVRQTDPDLMMPPKGKLTDAQIADLETWIRQGAHFPAEIATKSRFRDPQHWSFQKVAQPSIPVVVDPAWPQSPIDHFILARLESQQLTPAKTADKRTLIRRATFDLTGLPPTPAEVDAFLSDDRPDAFARLVDRLLESPAYGERWGRHWLDVARYADSNGLDENIAHGNAWRYRDYVVASLNGDKPYRQFVREQLAGDLLPAASDAQRAELYVATGFLAIGPKVLAEPDKTKMEMDIIDEQIDTVGKALLGLTLGCARCHDHKFDPIETADYYALAGIFKSTKTMESLKTIAKWHENRLPDSTFEALKSEYDRQLSEKKSALDQLIASATQQIPEPERKDLTPENLEKKFSEEVQKQLAALRADVAAFEKQAPEPPAAMGVTEQGVVDVSIHIRGSHLKLGDIVPRRTPVVFTSTTAPTFSTSQSGRLELADWITASDHPLTYRVLVNRVWRWHFGKGIVRSPDNFGMLGELPTHPELLDWLTQKFIEQGTSLKSLHRLIMLSSTYQQSSIPSDQTKEKDPENLLWGRFETRRLEAEAVRDSLLAVGGQLDHTRGGSLLQVKNREFFFDHTSKDKTSYATHRRSLYLPIVRNHVYDLFQLLDYPDAAVTTGDRATTTVAPQALLMLNSDLVAEASSGLAQQLLAQEADTASRVKQAIARAYAREATAAEITAAAQFLTRAEELLQAKVSDADLRHQQAWQAYCQTLLAANEFIYVR, from the coding sequence ATGTCGGTCTTGAACGTATTTTCACGGGCTGTAGTATTCGGGCTGCTTGCCGCGATTGGCTGGGGCGCGACAGCGCCCACTTGCCTGGGTGAAGAGCCACCTGCTGAAGCATTACGTTTTTTCGAAACCAAAATCCGTCCGATCTTTGCCGAGCATTGCCAGAAATGCCACGGGGCTGAAAAGCAATGGTCGAGTTTTCGCCTCGACTCGCGCGAAGCGATTTTGCGTGGGGGCGATTTCGGAACAGCTGTGGTTCCAGGCAAGCCTGACGAAGGTTTGCTCCTCTCTGCGGTGCGTCAAACCGATCCCGATCTGATGATGCCCCCCAAGGGGAAACTCACCGACGCACAAATTGCCGATCTTGAAACCTGGATTCGCCAGGGAGCCCATTTTCCAGCCGAAATCGCCACGAAATCACGTTTTCGCGATCCCCAGCATTGGTCGTTTCAGAAGGTCGCGCAGCCCTCGATCCCCGTTGTGGTCGATCCAGCATGGCCGCAGTCTCCGATCGATCATTTCATCCTCGCTAGGCTCGAATCTCAGCAGCTTACGCCCGCCAAAACAGCCGACAAGCGAACGCTGATTCGCCGCGCCACGTTTGATCTCACGGGACTTCCTCCCACACCGGCCGAGGTCGATGCATTCCTGAGCGACGATCGCCCCGATGCATTCGCGCGACTCGTGGACCGGCTTCTCGAATCGCCTGCCTATGGCGAACGTTGGGGCCGCCATTGGCTCGATGTCGCTCGCTATGCCGACTCCAACGGTCTCGATGAGAATATCGCCCATGGCAATGCCTGGCGTTATCGCGATTACGTCGTCGCGTCGCTCAATGGCGACAAGCCCTATCGTCAATTTGTTCGCGAACAGTTGGCAGGCGACTTGCTCCCCGCTGCTTCGGATGCTCAGCGAGCCGAGCTTTACGTGGCGACCGGATTTTTGGCGATCGGCCCCAAAGTCCTGGCCGAGCCCGATAAAACAAAGATGGAAATGGACATCATCGACGAGCAGATCGACACCGTGGGGAAAGCACTTCTCGGTCTCACGCTCGGCTGTGCCCGTTGCCACGATCACAAATTCGATCCCATCGAAACAGCCGACTACTATGCCCTGGCAGGGATCTTCAAAAGTACGAAGACCATGGAGTCGCTGAAAACGATTGCCAAGTGGCATGAAAATCGGCTCCCCGATTCTACATTCGAGGCGCTGAAGTCCGAGTATGATCGACAACTGAGCGAAAAGAAAAGTGCTCTCGATCAACTGATAGCTTCGGCCACGCAGCAAATTCCTGAACCGGAACGCAAAGATCTGACGCCCGAGAATCTCGAGAAGAAGTTTTCCGAGGAAGTGCAGAAGCAACTGGCGGCGCTGCGTGCCGATGTGGCTGCTTTCGAAAAACAAGCTCCCGAGCCACCAGCCGCCATGGGTGTGACCGAGCAGGGGGTGGTCGATGTCAGTATCCACATTCGTGGAAGTCATCTGAAACTCGGAGACATTGTTCCGCGTCGCACACCTGTGGTCTTCACCTCAACGACAGCACCAACTTTCTCGACAAGTCAAAGTGGCCGGCTCGAACTCGCCGACTGGATCACAGCGAGCGATCACCCACTCACCTATCGCGTGCTTGTGAATCGTGTTTGGCGGTGGCATTTTGGGAAGGGGATCGTTCGCTCGCCCGACAACTTCGGCATGCTCGGTGAACTGCCGACACATCCAGAACTGCTCGACTGGCTCACCCAAAAGTTCATCGAGCAAGGGACGTCACTCAAATCGCTCCATCGGCTGATCATGCTGTCGAGCACCTATCAGCAGAGCAGCATCCCGAGCGACCAGACGAAGGAAAAAGACCCGGAAAACCTGCTCTGGGGCCGATTTGAAACACGACGACTCGAAGCGGAAGCAGTGCGAGATTCGCTGCTGGCGGTCGGTGGACAACTCGACCACACTCGTGGTGGATCGCTGCTACAGGTAAAAAATCGCGAGTTCTTTTTCGACCATACTTCCAAAGACAAAACGAGTTATGCCACCCACCGGCGCTCACTTTATCTTCCGATCGTACGCAACCATGTGTACGACCTCTTTCAGCTCCTCGACTACCCCGACGCTGCTGTCACGACCGGTGATCGCGCGACAACCACCGTCGCCCCACAAGCGCTGCTGATGCTCAACAGCGATTTAGTAGCAGAAGCAAGTAGCGGTCTTGCTCAGCAGTTACTAGCGCAGGAGGCCGATACTGCGTCGCGTGTGAAACAGGCAATCGCTCGTGCTTACGCGCGGGAAGCGACAGCTGCCGAGATCACCGCCGCAGCGCAGTTCTTAACGCGGGCTGAAGAGCTGCTGCAAGCCAAAGTCTCGGACGCCGATCTCCGGCACCAGCAAGCTTGGCAAGCTTATTGTCAAACCTTGCTCGCTGCCAACGAATTCATCTACGTGAGGTAG
- a CDS encoding DUF1501 domain-containing protein has protein sequence MHFAPYSRRALLQQAAVGFGSLALTSLFSQTLAATPPVNPLAAREGHLPARAKRIIFLFMKGGPSHVDTFDPKPLLDRDDGKPFPFDKPRVQFAATGNLLKSPWKFQQHGESGLPVSELFPNVATCVDDLCVINSVHGTNPAHGGALLKLHTGSDNFVRPSIGSWLSYGLGTENADLPAFVTICPTLAHGGINNWGSAFLPAVYQGVPLGNASVPIEQARVRFIENSQIPRDLQQLQLEMLGQANREHQQQSGPEASLEARINSFELAFRMQTAIPKVEDLSDETEATKQLYGIDDPATANFGRMCLLARRFSEQGVRFIQVTHSDSKVQWDQHGDLKNGHEKNAREVDKPIAGLLKDLKARGLLEDTLVWWGGEFGRTPVAEGNNGRDHNPEGFTMWLAGGGVEGGTRYGATDDYGYFAAENKVHIHDLHATILHLMGLDHEKLTYRYAGRDFRLTDVEGNVVREIMS, from the coding sequence ATGCACTTTGCCCCTTACTCACGTCGCGCTTTACTTCAGCAAGCGGCTGTCGGTTTTGGCTCGCTTGCGCTTACATCCCTCTTCAGTCAGACGTTAGCCGCCACGCCCCCGGTCAATCCACTTGCCGCTCGCGAAGGACATCTTCCAGCGCGTGCTAAACGGATCATCTTTCTGTTCATGAAGGGTGGGCCTTCGCACGTCGATACCTTCGATCCCAAACCGCTGCTCGACCGCGACGATGGCAAGCCCTTTCCGTTCGACAAGCCCCGTGTGCAATTCGCCGCGACCGGGAATTTGCTGAAGTCTCCCTGGAAATTTCAGCAGCATGGGGAGAGCGGTTTACCGGTGAGCGAACTCTTTCCCAATGTCGCCACCTGTGTCGACGATCTTTGCGTGATCAACTCGGTGCATGGGACGAACCCTGCTCACGGTGGTGCGCTCCTGAAACTCCACACCGGCAGCGATAACTTTGTGCGTCCCTCGATCGGCAGTTGGCTCAGTTATGGCCTCGGTACGGAGAATGCCGATCTGCCAGCGTTTGTAACCATCTGCCCGACACTTGCCCACGGTGGAATCAACAACTGGGGCTCGGCGTTCTTGCCAGCGGTCTATCAAGGCGTGCCGCTCGGAAACGCGAGTGTGCCGATCGAGCAAGCGCGGGTCCGATTTATCGAAAACTCGCAAATTCCTCGTGATTTACAGCAGCTGCAGCTCGAAATGCTCGGCCAGGCGAATCGCGAACATCAGCAGCAAAGCGGCCCCGAAGCTTCACTGGAAGCTCGGATTAATTCGTTTGAGCTCGCCTTTCGGATGCAAACGGCGATTCCCAAAGTCGAGGACCTTTCGGACGAAACTGAAGCGACTAAACAACTCTATGGGATCGACGATCCAGCAACGGCAAACTTCGGCCGGATGTGTTTGCTCGCGCGACGCTTTTCTGAGCAAGGTGTCCGCTTCATTCAGGTGACGCACAGCGACAGCAAAGTGCAGTGGGATCAACATGGCGATCTGAAAAATGGCCACGAAAAGAACGCGCGCGAAGTAGATAAACCGATCGCTGGCCTGCTGAAGGACCTCAAAGCGCGGGGGCTGCTCGAAGACACACTCGTTTGGTGGGGTGGAGAATTTGGCCGCACACCGGTTGCGGAAGGAAATAACGGCCGCGATCACAATCCCGAAGGTTTCACGATGTGGCTCGCTGGTGGCGGTGTCGAAGGTGGCACGCGCTATGGTGCCACCGACGACTATGGCTACTTCGCAGCCGAGAACAAGGTTCACATCCACGATCTGCACGCCACCATTTTGCATCTGATGGGGCTTGACCATGAAAAACTGACCTACCGTTATGCAGGGCGAGATTTCCGGCTGACCGATGTCGAAGGAAATGTTGTGCGTGAGATCATGTCGTAA
- a CDS encoding DUF1552 domain-containing protein → MAHVLSQNWLINRRHLLRGAGATIALPLLNCMKPLFATQSAESRPKRSVFIYIPNGVNVLTWQIKKAGRDYELSEPLQSLEKHRANITPISGLYHPNGLGQAHECGKIWLTAAKVSQEGGAFRNTISCDQMMAEITAPHTRFGSLELSISRGPTTLGWSRDGVPLPAEDNPKTVFNRLFGVEAGGVDLQRRRLNRRASVLDTVLEDAGNLKRSVGSEDRTKLDEYLSSVREVEIRTERLDAWLQVPKPTIDPPTTANLTRNVSKTEAGDYYRTMYDLITLALRTDMTRVVTYMSGSESNGLAIPEIGIPQTRHELSHHNGDPEQMARLSRSDAFIAQQFAYFLDSLEAIQDGDESLLDRTMVLFGSGMSYGHSHGNANLPTILAGGKSLGLKHGQHIDYNLPKINAYDVTNAAGHYSICHKPIEPNARLTNLLLTMMNKMDVNVEKFADSLGPISELT, encoded by the coding sequence ATGGCCCATGTGTTGTCGCAAAACTGGTTGATTAACCGGCGTCATCTGCTGCGAGGAGCTGGCGCGACGATCGCCTTGCCTCTGCTCAACTGCATGAAGCCCCTTTTTGCCACCCAGTCAGCTGAGAGCCGTCCGAAGCGGAGTGTCTTCATCTACATTCCCAACGGGGTGAATGTCCTTACGTGGCAGATTAAGAAGGCGGGACGCGACTACGAACTGAGCGAACCGCTGCAATCGCTCGAAAAACATCGCGCCAACATCACGCCGATCAGCGGACTTTATCATCCGAATGGTCTTGGTCAGGCCCATGAGTGTGGCAAGATTTGGCTCACAGCCGCCAAAGTGAGCCAAGAGGGAGGCGCGTTTCGGAACACGATTTCGTGCGATCAGATGATGGCAGAAATCACCGCTCCCCACACACGATTTGGTTCGCTGGAGCTTTCGATCTCGCGCGGGCCAACAACACTGGGTTGGTCGCGAGATGGCGTTCCACTCCCTGCGGAAGATAATCCCAAGACTGTCTTCAATCGTTTGTTTGGTGTCGAGGCGGGAGGTGTGGATTTGCAGCGGCGTCGACTCAATCGTCGCGCGAGTGTGCTCGATACCGTCCTCGAAGATGCCGGGAACCTGAAACGGAGCGTCGGTAGCGAAGATCGCACCAAGCTCGACGAGTATCTGTCGAGTGTTCGTGAAGTCGAGATTCGAACCGAACGTCTCGATGCTTGGCTGCAAGTTCCCAAGCCGACAATCGATCCCCCCACGACCGCAAATTTGACACGCAATGTGTCAAAAACCGAAGCGGGCGATTACTACCGCACGATGTACGATCTGATTACGTTGGCACTGCGAACCGACATGACACGTGTGGTCACGTACATGAGTGGTAGCGAAAGCAACGGGCTTGCGATCCCCGAGATTGGGATACCACAAACTCGCCACGAATTGTCGCACCATAATGGCGATCCCGAACAAATGGCGAGGCTGAGCCGCAGCGATGCGTTCATCGCTCAGCAGTTCGCTTATTTCCTTGATTCACTCGAGGCGATTCAAGATGGCGACGAGTCGCTGCTCGATCGGACGATGGTGCTGTTTGGCAGCGGCATGAGCTACGGCCATAGCCACGGGAATGCCAACCTGCCAACGATTTTGGCAGGTGGCAAATCGCTCGGGCTGAAGCATGGTCAGCACATCGACTACAACTTGCCGAAGATCAATGCGTACGACGTGACAAACGCAGCGGGGCACTACTCCATCTGCCACAAGCCGATCGAGCCCAATGCGCGATTGACCAACTTGCTCCTGACGATGATGAATAAAATGGATGTCAATGTCGAGAAGTTCGCCGATAGCCTCGGGCCGATCTCGGAACTGACTTAA